In the Blautia coccoides genome, GAAAGAAAACGCAATACTCTGTTGATGTATTACTTCTTGGAAATGACAGAAAGTGAAATTGCCAACTTACAGAAAATCACGCAAAGCGGTGTATTTAGAAACCGACATCATGCTTTGGAAACTATGAAAAAAATACTCAAGGAGGAACAATAGAAAATGAAACAGTTATTTAAGAAGCCGTCCTATTACTTGATTTCATCAGCTATGGACGGAAACGAAAAAGCGATTGAGAAATTGCTGGCATTTTATGACCCTTACATATCAAAATGCTGTTTACGTTCACTTTATGATGAATACGACAATGTTTATATCGTTGTAGATATGGAGTTAAAAGGACGTATCAGAGAAGCACTTATCAAAATGATTTTAGGTTTTGATATTGAAGATATGAACTTAGAACCAGAAGAATAAGCAGTTTTTAGCGGAGCATGATTTAATGTCCCCCCCTCTTTCCTGCTCCGCTACTGTTTTTACACATGAAAGCAACACGCTTTCGCCACAGCTCTTTGACAACTGAATAAAGCAGACAGATACGTTTGTGAGATAGCGAGCCACGGGGACTGTACGCCACGACCTTTTCAAAAGAAAGCGAGCGACCCACGCAGTGATCCGAGAGCGACTGTTGGAAAAGTCGTTTTGCCACGACCTATCCTCACAGAATAATGATACGTCCGCATGGTGCGGTTCTGCCCACAAAAATGGGAATAGTTGAGATACTAACGGAGTTTTCCAAAGCCGTCTGCCTGCTTGTAAAAAATGACACACAGTAAAGGGGGTGCATAGATTATGAACAATACTGATGTGCCTATCTGGGAAAAATATACGCTGACGATTGAAGAAGCGTCTAAATACTTCCGCATTGGCGAAAAGAAATTGCGTAAATTAGCCGAAGAAAATCTTGACGCTGGCTGGGTTATCGTGAACGGCAACCGTATTCAGATTAAGCGAAAACAATTTGAAAAAATCATAGATACATTGGACGAAATCTAATGTCATTGAGCCGTAGATATGGTATAATAAGGTATAGCGTATCACGGCTCATTCCATGACGGAAAGGAGCTTTACACTATGTCTAATGTAAAACGAAAAGACAGTAAAAATCGCAATTTGCGTAATGGAGAGAGCCAACGAAAAGACGGAAGATACGTTTATAAATATACCGATATATACGGAAAGCCACAATTTATCTATTCTTGGAAACTTGTACCGACAGACAAGACACCTGCTGGAAAGCGTGATGATATATCGTTGAGGGAAAAAGAAGCACAGATAAAAAAAGACCTTAACGACGGTATCGACACAGTCGGCGGTAAAATAACAGTCTGCCAGCTTTACGAGAAGAAGAACAGCCAAAGAAAGAACATCAAGAGGGCTACTGAAAAGGGACGACAGTATCTTATGAACGCTCTGAAAAATGACCCGTTGGGTATGAGGGCGATTGATACTGTCAAGCAGTCGGACGCTAAAGAATGGGCTATCAGAATGAGTGAAAAAGGATATGCCTATAAAACGATTGATAACTATAAGCGTTCCTTGAAAGCGTCATTTTACATGGCGATACAAGACGACTGTATCAGAAAGAACCCGTTTGAATTTAAGCTGAGTGATGTTCTGGAAGATGATACGGAACAGAAAGTTATCCTTACACCAGAGCAGGAAGAACGCCTGCTTGCCTTTATGGAAAAGGACAAGATTTATAGTAAGTATTATGATGAGGTTGTGCTTCTGCTGGAAACGGGACTTCGTATTTCTGAATTTTGCGGACTGACGACGCATATTGATATGCAGAACAGAATACTCAATATAGACCACCAGTTATTGAAAGATAGCGAAATGGGCTACTATATTGAAACGCCAAAGACCAAAAACGGAAAACGGGAACTTCCATTGACAGAACGGGCTTATCAAGCAATCCAAAGAATACTAAAGAACAGAAGAAAGGCACAACCGCTGATTGTAGGTGGTTACAGCAATTTCCTATTCTTAAACCGTGAGGGCTTGCCTAAAGTTGCAGGAAACTATGAGGGCATGGTGCGAGGGGTGATTAAGAAGTATAACAAGTATCACACGGACAAGTTACCGAACATCACACCACATTCATTCAGACATACTTATTGTACGAATATGGCAAACAGAGGAATGAACCCAAACACTCTGCAATATCTCATGGGACACGCTAACATAACCATGACACTTGGCTATTATGCACACGGTACATTTCAATCTGCAAAAGCAGAACTGGAAAGACTGGCTTGTTAATATCGGAGCTTATATTTACTACTCATTTACTACTTTTGGTTGCATTTTCATGCTGGTAAATGCCAGCTTATGCAAGGTATCTTCCAAAAAGAAAATACCGATAAAGCCCTAAAATACGGGATATATCGGCATTTACCAACTTATGAAAAGATAATCAGAAATTTAGTAAGTTTTTACCATCAAAAACAATCTCGATGGGTTCGACGAGCTTTATCAGAAAATAGAATCCGTTATGGAAGATGCTTCTAAAGTAAAAGTAGGCCTAGAAGCCACTGGACACTATAGTTACAATCTTCTCGGATATCTGCTTGATAAAGGTCTGGCCACCTTTGTTATCAACCCGTTACATACTAATCTGTACAGAAAAAGTCTAAGCCTTAGACAGACGAAAACGGATAAAGTTGATGCCCATACAATTGCTTCTATGCTAATGTCTGACGTGAACTTAAAGTCCTACTCAGACACATCGTATCACAACGAAGAGCTTAAGTCACTTACTCGCTATCGTTTTGATAAAGTTAAAGAACGCGCGAAGCTTAAAACATCTATATCCCGTCTTGTATGTATCCTTTTCCCTGAGTTAGAAAAGCTTGTTCCAACACTTCATCAGAATTCTGTTTATGAGTTACTCTACGAATTTCCTGGTGCAAAACAGGTAGCTAATGCACATCTCACAAGACTTTCAAATCTTCTTGAAACCGCATCTAAAGGCCACTACACAAAAGAAACCTCTATCGCTTTTAGAGAGGCTGCAAGAACCTCTATCGGTTCAAATATGCCAGCTAAATCGCTTGAATTAAAGCACACCATTAAGCTCATTAGAGAGCTAGATTCTGAAATCGAAGAGATTGAAAACGAGATTAAAGTCATCATGGATGAAATCAATTCTCCAATCCTTAGCATTCCTGGAATCAGCTATCGAATGGGTGCCATGATTATTGCTGAAATAGGTGACTTTAGCCAATTCGACTCTCCAGATAAGATCCTTGCTTATGCAGGAATGTCGCCTTCTACCTATCAATCCGGCCAGTTAGATAACTGTTATGCCAGAATGGAAAAACGTGGTTCTAGATACCTTAGATATGCTCTGTTTAATGCAACCGCATATGTTTGTCTATGGGATCCAACCTACAAGGCTTATCTTGCCAAGAAACGAGCTGAAGGCAAGCATTACTATGTTGCAATGTCTCACGCGACCAAGAAACTAGTTCGGCTAATTTATCATCTCGAACGCACTGGACAGCAATACCAAAAAGCAATCTAATTCTTCCAACATCATATCTTCTTGTCAGAGCATCATACTCGATGCTCTATTTGTCATGCAATTTTCAAGGTACTGATTGCGATGAATAAGTCATCGCCACTATACTCAAAACATCTCTGTTTTTGAAACTATTTATTGACTTTCTTTAATAGTTAGTCTTTTTTATTTACGAAAACGTTTACATTTTTATCGTATCCTTTATTTCAGATTTTGTCAATACATTTTGTGCATTTTTACCTTTTCAATAAAATTATCTCATCCATTTTGGGCATAAGTTACATCGCGTTTGCTACAGTTTATGAAAAACTTTTTCTTTAATTCACAGTTTTTTGTTCATTTACCCCCTTTTATATTGTTGTTATATTTATTTCATTGAATTTATGATCCATTTTTGCAAACGTTTACAATTTAAATAATATTTATTTCAAACTGCGTACCATAAATTTTCTACCCTTACAAGATGGTGGGCATCCTATCACACCTTCTGCTGTACACAACAATATCACTCCAAAAAAATTGCTATAAGTTATAACTTTTCTCTTAAATTCCATTAAATTTATAAGTTCTACTTTATTTCGGTATGCCATTTTGCTATAATAGGGACGTATACTGCTTATATTGCCCTCTTATCTTTACCGGAAAACGGATTCCGCAGGCCATGGTTCGGCCTGATTCTGTATAGATGGTATGGGTATGGTATATAATCAGGAAAAGGAGGCAAACTACATGAATTTTGGAAAACGTGCGACTGACAAGAAGCGTAATTCGCTTTCCTCCCGCTCTACCATGATGGGGAAGAAAGCCCATGTTTCTTTTATACGCATCATTTTCATTTCCCTGATTGCCATTATGGTAATCGGCGGCTGCGTAGGTTTTGGTGCCTTCAAGGGTCTGCTGGATAATGCGCCGGATATTAGGGACGTAAATATAATGCCAATCGGTTCAGCAACCTTTGTCTATGATTCTGGCGGCAATCAGCTTCAGAAACTGACAGCACCTAACTCTAACCGTATGCCGGTCACTATTGATAAAATTCCTCTAGATCTGCAGCATGCAGTAGTCGCCATTGAGGATGAGCGTTTTTATGAACACAACGGTATTGATCTGCGCGGTATTGTCCGCGCGGGGGTAAAAGGCATCACAAGTGGTTTTAAATTCTCAGAAGGCGCCAGTACCATTACTCAGCAGCTTCTGAAAAACAATGTATTCAAAGACTGGACCAATGAGTCTATGGTGGAACGTTTTAAACGTAAATTCCAGGAACAGTACCTGGCCATCCAGCTTGAAAAACAGTTAAAAGATAAGGATCAGATT is a window encoding:
- a CDS encoding helix-turn-helix domain-containing protein — its product is MKQLFKKPSYYLISSAMDGNEKAIEKLLAFYDPYISKCCLRSLYDEYDNVYIVVDMELKGRIREALIKMILGFDIEDMNLEPEE
- a CDS encoding excisionase; the encoded protein is MNNTDVPIWEKYTLTIEEASKYFRIGEKKLRKLAEENLDAGWVIVNGNRIQIKRKQFEKIIDTLDEI
- a CDS encoding site-specific integrase, giving the protein MSNVKRKDSKNRNLRNGESQRKDGRYVYKYTDIYGKPQFIYSWKLVPTDKTPAGKRDDISLREKEAQIKKDLNDGIDTVGGKITVCQLYEKKNSQRKNIKRATEKGRQYLMNALKNDPLGMRAIDTVKQSDAKEWAIRMSEKGYAYKTIDNYKRSLKASFYMAIQDDCIRKNPFEFKLSDVLEDDTEQKVILTPEQEERLLAFMEKDKIYSKYYDEVVLLLETGLRISEFCGLTTHIDMQNRILNIDHQLLKDSEMGYYIETPKTKNGKRELPLTERAYQAIQRILKNRRKAQPLIVGGYSNFLFLNREGLPKVAGNYEGMVRGVIKKYNKYHTDKLPNITPHSFRHTYCTNMANRGMNPNTLQYLMGHANITMTLGYYAHGTFQSAKAELERLAC